A portion of the Gossypium arboreum isolate Shixiya-1 chromosome 8, ASM2569848v2, whole genome shotgun sequence genome contains these proteins:
- the LOC108469031 gene encoding uncharacterized protein LOC108469031, with protein sequence MDESKFVVSLMIIFLGFSYLLNSSAAVPVTRCSMPNNKKLLPSSPSVQDVVVQDVMKLSGSEEVIEEGEALNNERMLLASTDYSGPGANKNHDPKTPGTG encoded by the exons ATGGATGAGAGCAAATTTGTTGTTAGTTTGATGATCATTTTTCTGGGTTTTTCTTATCTCCTCAATTCTTCTGCTGCTGTTCCTGTAACAA GATGCTCCATGCCAAATAATAAGAAACTCCTCCCTTCTTCTCCTTCTGTTCAAGATGTAGTTGTTCAG GATGTAATGAAATTGAGTGGAAGTGAGGAAGTAATAGAGGAAGGGGAAGCATTAAATAACGAAAGGATGTTATTGGCAAGCACAGATTATTCAGGACCTGgtgcaaacaagaaccatgaTCCTAAAACTCCAGGAACAGGTTAA